In Ptychodera flava strain L36383 chromosome 17, AS_Pfla_20210202, whole genome shotgun sequence, one genomic interval encodes:
- the LOC139116174 gene encoding uncharacterized protein C2orf50-like isoform X3: protein MSKSAYHTTCIPAEKKETVIPQPTKNYSQQDFAKCDSVTQDKIWKQMVGNEKACLRKWDENWGFLKDYDQKGELKEKEELPEKVSVFSDDVPNTSNHMWGSRLKTETANKMLSMEHRFMSHNRHKSSKDLLCYD, encoded by the exons TGCCTACCACACGACGTgtataccggctgagaagaaaGAGACGGTTATCCCACAACCGACGAAAAACTACTCCCAGCAAGATTTTGCCAAGTGTGATTCTGTGACGCAGGATAAAATATGGAAGCAGATGGTCGGAAACGAGAAAGCCTGTTTGAGAAAATG GGATGAAAACTGGGGATTTTTAAAAGATTACGACCAAAAG ggtGAATTGAAAGAGAAAGAAGAACTCCCAGAGAAAGTGTCGGTGTTTTCGGACGATGTACCAAACACATCCAATCACATGTGGGGAAGTCGTCTCAAGACGGAGACAGCTAACAAAATGCTCTCGATGGAACACCGATTTATGTCTCACAACAGGCATAAATCGTCCAAAGATTTACTTTGTTACGACTGA
- the LOC139116174 gene encoding uncharacterized protein C2orf50-like isoform X1, producing MAMENSVSMTNRTTSAGYRFPIASVTRPKSAYHTTCIPAEKKETVIPQPTKNYSQQDFAKCDSVTQDKIWKQMVGNEKACLRKWDENWGFLKDYDQKGELKEKEELPEKVSVFSDDVPNTSNHMWGSRLKTETANKMLSMEHRFMSHNRHKSSKDLLCYD from the exons ATGGCCATGGAGAATAGTGTTTCAATGACTAACCGTACAACTTCTGCTGGTTATCGTTTCCCCATTGCTTCCGTAACCCGACCGAAAAGTGCCTACCACACGACGTgtataccggctgagaagaaaGAGACGGTTATCCCACAACCGACGAAAAACTACTCCCAGCAAGATTTTGCCAAGTGTGATTCTGTGACGCAGGATAAAATATGGAAGCAGATGGTCGGAAACGAGAAAGCCTGTTTGAGAAAATG GGATGAAAACTGGGGATTTTTAAAAGATTACGACCAAAAG ggtGAATTGAAAGAGAAAGAAGAACTCCCAGAGAAAGTGTCGGTGTTTTCGGACGATGTACCAAACACATCCAATCACATGTGGGGAAGTCGTCTCAAGACGGAGACAGCTAACAAAATGCTCTCGATGGAACACCGATTTATGTCTCACAACAGGCATAAATCGTCCAAAGATTTACTTTGTTACGACTGA
- the LOC139116174 gene encoding uncharacterized protein C2orf50-like isoform X2 gives MSFSYYEKSAYHTTCIPAEKKETVIPQPTKNYSQQDFAKCDSVTQDKIWKQMVGNEKACLRKWDENWGFLKDYDQKGELKEKEELPEKVSVFSDDVPNTSNHMWGSRLKTETANKMLSMEHRFMSHNRHKSSKDLLCYD, from the exons TGCCTACCACACGACGTgtataccggctgagaagaaaGAGACGGTTATCCCACAACCGACGAAAAACTACTCCCAGCAAGATTTTGCCAAGTGTGATTCTGTGACGCAGGATAAAATATGGAAGCAGATGGTCGGAAACGAGAAAGCCTGTTTGAGAAAATG GGATGAAAACTGGGGATTTTTAAAAGATTACGACCAAAAG ggtGAATTGAAAGAGAAAGAAGAACTCCCAGAGAAAGTGTCGGTGTTTTCGGACGATGTACCAAACACATCCAATCACATGTGGGGAAGTCGTCTCAAGACGGAGACAGCTAACAAAATGCTCTCGATGGAACACCGATTTATGTCTCACAACAGGCATAAATCGTCCAAAGATTTACTTTGTTACGACTGA